In Trichocoleus desertorum NBK24, the following are encoded in one genomic region:
- the crtW gene encoding beta-carotene ketolase CrtW, with the protein MISSEQVPPPSASSTEEITIAEFTSDFTKAANRSLITAIGMLSLWATSLACLFSLDISTWPLLWKLPLMVWQMFLYTGLFIVAHDAMHGAVYPKNSKINDGIGAIALFLYALFSFEKLKQKHWQHHRHPVSELDPDSHDGKHQNFFAWYFQFMKSHWSWLRLLGLVALFHIVRLTLSLPAENMTLFWVIPSISSSMQLFFFGTYLPHREPEAGYKNQHRAQSNPLPVFWSFITCYHFGYHEEHHQYPQAAWWQLPGVAKAQGTI; encoded by the coding sequence TTGATTTCCTCTGAGCAAGTACCCCCACCATCTGCCTCATCAACAGAAGAAATAACTATTGCTGAATTCACTTCTGACTTCACCAAAGCAGCAAACCGTAGCCTAATCACTGCAATTGGCATGCTCAGCCTCTGGGCCACGAGTTTAGCTTGCTTATTTAGCTTAGACATCTCCACTTGGCCTTTGCTCTGGAAGCTGCCGCTGATGGTCTGGCAGATGTTTCTCTATACGGGGCTGTTTATCGTCGCGCATGATGCCATGCATGGGGCAGTTTATCCAAAAAATTCCAAAATTAATGATGGGATCGGAGCGATCGCTCTGTTTCTATATGCTCTGTTCTCTTTTGAAAAGCTTAAGCAAAAACATTGGCAACATCATCGTCATCCTGTCAGTGAACTAGACCCAGACTCCCATGATGGCAAGCATCAAAACTTTTTTGCTTGGTATTTTCAGTTCATGAAATCCCACTGGAGTTGGCTCAGACTTTTAGGATTAGTTGCCCTTTTTCATATCGTTCGCTTGACCCTGTCTTTGCCTGCCGAAAACATGACGCTGTTTTGGGTCATTCCCTCAATTTCGAGTTCGATGCAACTGTTTTTCTTTGGCACTTACTTACCGCACCGAGAACCAGAAGCAGGTTACAAGAACCAGCACCGAGCGCAAAGTAACCCACTTCCAGTCTTCTGGTCTTTCATCACCTGTTATCACTTTGGCTACCACGAGGAGCACCATCAGTATCCCCAGGCGGCTTGGTGGCAACTACCAGGTGTCGCTAAAGCTCAGGGAACAATCTGA
- a CDS encoding chlorophyll a/b-binding protein: protein MESRPSADLPTVANAYNGKDRNAFLFGWNPQAELWNGRLAMIGFLAYLLWDLNGYSVLRDVLHFLPQYIAR, encoded by the coding sequence ATGGAATCTCGTCCTTCTGCTGATCTGCCTACTGTTGCTAACGCTTATAACGGCAAAGACCGTAATGCTTTCTTGTTTGGTTGGAATCCCCAAGCCGAGCTATGGAATGGTCGTCTAGCTATGATCGGTTTCTTGGCTTACCTACTGTGGGACTTGAACGGTTACAGCGTCCTACGTGATGTACTTCATTTCTTGCCCCAGTACATCGCTCGCTAG
- a CDS encoding DUF2470 domain-containing protein, which produces MADPLTPSISDRICKHMNEDHAEAIVLYAKAYAGAANATAAEMVSIDTQGMNLMAQVEGAATPLRVEFDHELQDSEDAHQTLIAMVRQARTQPQ; this is translated from the coding sequence ATGGCTGATCCACTCACCCCTAGCATCAGCGATCGCATTTGCAAACATATGAACGAAGACCATGCTGAGGCGATCGTGCTTTATGCCAAAGCTTATGCTGGAGCGGCAAATGCCACTGCGGCTGAGATGGTTTCAATTGATACCCAAGGGATGAACTTGATGGCTCAGGTTGAGGGAGCCGCAACACCACTCCGAGTTGAGTTTGACCATGAGTTGCAAGATTCAGAAGATGCTCACCAAACCTTGATTGCAATGGTGAGACAAGCTCGGACTCAGCCCCAGTAG
- a CDS encoding DUF1499 domain-containing protein: MFAGKRPTNLGVQNGSLTPCPRTPNCVNSQSTNPICQIAPLTYNSTGTQAIADLKTVIQNLERTTIVTERPNYLYAEFKSALLGYVDDVEFYLDEVQHVIQVRSASRLGKSDLGVNRKRIETIRAKLQALQAQS, from the coding sequence GTGTTTGCTGGTAAGCGCCCTACCAATCTCGGGGTTCAAAATGGTAGCTTAACACCCTGCCCAAGGACTCCCAACTGTGTCAATAGCCAAAGTACAAACCCGATTTGCCAAATTGCCCCTTTAACTTATAACTCCACAGGGACTCAGGCGATTGCTGACCTGAAAACGGTCATCCAAAATCTGGAGCGTACAACCATCGTGACAGAAAGGCCCAACTACTTGTATGCAGAATTCAAGAGCGCTTTGCTGGGCTATGTGGATGATGTTGAGTTTTACCTGGATGAAGTTCAACATGTGATTCAGGTGCGATCGGCCTCTCGCTTGGGCAAATCCGATTTAGGCGTGAATCGCAAACGCATCGAAACCATCCGAGCTAAATTGCAAGCCCTACAAGCTCAATCTTGA